The following proteins are encoded in a genomic region of bacterium:
- the dut gene encoding dUTP diphosphatase: MMEPTFTFFLTEEAKKIGINFSSPRQGDAGFDIRCLKVVSIAPGEKTLIETGLHLAIPQGFVGIVRDRSSVAVKGGLTAAGVIDSSYRGEVKILMHNTTKAPLTFEAGEKIAQLVVLQHLTGNALEAAPTLDDLGSTERASGGFGSTGKR; the protein is encoded by the coding sequence ATGATGGAACCAACCTTTACATTTTTCCTGACTGAAGAAGCTAAGAAGATAGGAATTAATTTTAGTTCGCCACGTCAAGGTGACGCCGGATTCGATATCCGCTGTTTAAAAGTTGTCAGCATTGCTCCTGGCGAAAAAACCCTGATTGAAACTGGACTGCATCTGGCGATCCCGCAAGGCTTTGTTGGGATCGTGCGCGACCGCAGCAGCGTAGCTGTTAAGGGCGGCCTAACTGCCGCAGGAGTGATCGATAGCTCCTACCGCGGAGAAGTTAAAATTCTAATGCACAATACTACAAAAGCACCTCTGACGTTTGAAGCTGGTGAGAAAATTGCCCAACTTGTGGTGTTACAACATTTAACTGGAAATGCTTTGGAAGCTGCTCCAACTCTTGATGATCTTGGTTCAACTGAACGCGCTAGCGGCGGTTTTGGCTCTACGGGGAAGAGATAA
- a CDS encoding IS3 family transposase: MTESFFNTLKVERIHQMDYPSREAATADIGGYIENFYNSRRRHS; this comes from the coding sequence ATGACTGAGAGCTTTTTTAATACTTTAAAAGTGGAGCGGATTCATCAGATGGATTATCCTTCTCGTGAAGCCGCCACGGCAGATATCGGTGGCTACATCGAGAACTTTTATAACTCCAGGCGACGACATTCG